One Cloacibacillus sp. genomic region harbors:
- a CDS encoding sodium:solute symporter family protein: protein MNEALAGPSYAIAIVVYLLVMIAVGCYFGKKARDDKDGFLLAGRELPKIVLVGTLLATWFGGGTVVGGADFVYKTGPWAGIFFFIGAPLGALVLMGLAPKIRELAKYTVPEILEQTYGPHTRLLASICILLAYTGIVSYNFTGAAYIVNIVIGFDQSYSVIIAAAIMVLLAITAGMNSVAWTDALSAALIFFGMGFGLYFAASSAGGYAATYAALSPSQASVSGGLTWTQLAGYSLPLFFLYMGDQNQLQRYACAKTPAEARKSAQMLFCGMCVVIFLVLSYCMFAVKLMPNINGNTAVMRMAINYVPFIFGAPILCACVAFLVTTGDSFILSASTNIMIDIVQKYFKPDMTDKELVRGTRITIVCVGIFSYVMAVFFPSVLKMQMYSYSIYGAGVTIPLLGAFFWKKASPGGGMASVVTGGAAILAWDLFLNRPMGLNGIIIAVPLATVALVVFSLLFPKKTGAIDSAANIDMEAAE, encoded by the coding sequence ATGAATGAAGCATTAGCAGGTCCGTCATACGCAATAGCGATAGTGGTGTATCTTTTGGTCATGATTGCAGTAGGCTGTTATTTTGGTAAAAAGGCGCGCGATGATAAAGACGGCTTTCTTCTCGCCGGACGTGAACTTCCTAAAATCGTCCTTGTCGGTACGCTGCTTGCGACCTGGTTCGGCGGAGGCACCGTGGTCGGAGGAGCGGACTTTGTATATAAGACCGGTCCGTGGGCCGGTATCTTTTTCTTCATCGGCGCGCCGCTTGGCGCCCTTGTTCTGATGGGGCTTGCGCCGAAGATCCGCGAGCTGGCGAAGTATACCGTCCCGGAGATCCTGGAGCAGACATACGGTCCACATACAAGGCTGCTTGCCTCTATCTGCATTCTGCTGGCCTATACCGGGATCGTCTCATATAATTTTACCGGAGCGGCATATATCGTAAATATCGTTATCGGCTTTGACCAGTCATATTCCGTTATTATCGCGGCCGCGATAATGGTGCTGCTGGCCATCACCGCCGGCATGAACTCCGTCGCCTGGACGGATGCCCTGAGCGCGGCGCTGATTTTCTTTGGCATGGGCTTCGGACTTTATTTCGCGGCCTCTTCCGCCGGCGGATATGCGGCGACCTATGCCGCTCTCTCCCCTTCCCAGGCCAGTGTGTCGGGGGGACTCACCTGGACGCAGCTTGCGGGATACAGCCTGCCCCTCTTCTTCCTCTACATGGGCGACCAGAACCAGCTTCAGCGCTACGCATGTGCCAAGACGCCGGCGGAGGCGCGCAAATCTGCTCAGATGCTCTTCTGTGGGATGTGCGTCGTCATCTTCCTTGTGCTCAGCTACTGCATGTTCGCCGTTAAGCTGATGCCCAACATCAACGGCAATACGGCTGTAATGCGCATGGCGATCAACTATGTTCCCTTCATTTTCGGAGCTCCGATCCTTTGCGCCTGCGTAGCCTTCCTTGTTACGACTGGTGACTCTTTTATACTTTCGGCTTCGACAAACATAATGATAGATATTGTACAGAAATATTTCAAACCTGATATGACGGATAAGGAGCTTGTCAGAGGCACACGTATAACGATCGTCTGTGTCGGCATCTTCTCCTATGTCATGGCGGTATTTTTCCCCAGTGTCTTGAAGATGCAGATGTATTCCTATTCGATATACGGAGCCGGTGTGACGATTCCGCTGCTTGGAGCATTTTTCTGGAAAAAGGCCAGCCCCGGGGGTGGCATGGCCTCCGTCGTGACTGGCGGCGCGGCGATTCTTGCCTGGGACCTCTTCCTTAACCGGCCGATGGGCCTTAACGGAATCATCATCGCCGTCCCTCTTGCCACTGTGGCCCTTGTTGTATTCAGCCTCCTGTTCCCCAAAAAAACCGGCGCCATAGACAGTGCAGCGAACATTGATATGGAGGCGGCCGAATGA